The Tenacibaculum jejuense genome includes a window with the following:
- the lpxB gene encoding lipid-A-disaccharide synthase: MKYYIVAGEASGDLHGSNLMKELFKQDKDANIRFWGGDLMKAVGGELVVHYKDRAIMGFVEVILNLRKALGFIKRCKNDIEQFQPDVIIFIDNSGFNLPVAKWAKQNGYRTNYYISPQVWASRAGRVKSIKRDVDKMFVILPFEKDFYKKYNYEVEFVGHPLIDGIVDREQVDEDEFRKTHNLGTKEIIALLPGSRKQEITKMLNTMLLMVDKFPEYQFVVAGAPSQTRSFYETFLKGNNVKFVDNKTYDLLSISHTALVTSGTATLETALFKVPQVVCYKGSWLSYQIAKRIITLDYISLVNLIMDREVVKELIQNEFNEFTLEQELQLLLEENKRKALFLDYFELEEKLGGKGASKKVANSIIESLT; this comes from the coding sequence ATGAAGTATTATATAGTTGCTGGAGAAGCCTCGGGAGATTTACATGGTTCTAATTTAATGAAAGAATTATTTAAACAAGACAAAGATGCTAATATACGTTTTTGGGGAGGCGATTTAATGAAGGCTGTTGGTGGTGAATTGGTGGTTCATTATAAAGATAGAGCAATTATGGGGTTTGTTGAAGTCATCTTGAACTTACGTAAAGCTCTTGGTTTTATCAAACGTTGTAAAAACGATATTGAACAATTTCAGCCAGATGTTATTATATTTATTGATAATTCAGGTTTTAATTTACCTGTAGCTAAATGGGCAAAGCAAAATGGATATAGAACTAATTATTATATATCACCTCAAGTTTGGGCGAGTAGAGCAGGAAGAGTAAAATCTATTAAAAGAGATGTAGACAAAATGTTTGTAATACTTCCTTTTGAGAAAGATTTTTATAAAAAGTACAATTACGAAGTAGAATTTGTAGGTCACCCTTTAATTGATGGAATTGTTGATAGGGAACAGGTTGATGAAGATGAGTTTCGTAAAACTCATAATTTAGGGACTAAAGAAATTATTGCGTTATTACCAGGAAGTAGAAAACAGGAAATTACCAAAATGTTGAACACAATGTTGTTAATGGTTGATAAATTTCCTGAATATCAATTTGTAGTTGCAGGTGCACCAAGTCAAACTAGATCATTTTATGAAACCTTTTTAAAAGGCAATAATGTAAAGTTTGTAGATAATAAAACATACGATTTACTGAGTATTTCACATACAGCTTTAGTAACATCTGGAACAGCAACATTAGAAACGGCTTTATTTAAAGTTCCACAAGTAGTTTGTTATAAAGGAAGTTGGCTATCGTATCAAATAGCTAAAAGAATTATAACTTTAGATTATATTTCTTTAGTGAATTTAATTATGGATAGAGAAGTAGTGAAGGAGTTAATTCAAAATGAGTTTAATGAATTTACTTTAGAACAAGAATTACAATTACTTCTAGAAGAAAATAAAAGAAAAGCTCTTTTCTTAGATTATTTCGAATTAGAAGAAAAACTAGGAGGAAAGGGAGCATCAAAAAAAGTAGCAAATTCAATTATAGAAAGTTTAACATAA
- a CDS encoding C40 family peptidase: MFLAYGCSSSKTASSSKRYKKNKRRVVTKKRSVRTKDLSQLANRIIATANTYKGTRYKYGGVTRKGMDCSGLIMTSFKQNGLSLPRTSYDMSTQGKQIPLKNVRKGDLLFFTTNPRKPRRISHVGLVTSVKNGIIYFIHASSKRGVTVNNMSQKYYKRNFAKAKRVLR, translated from the coding sequence TTGTTTTTAGCTTATGGATGTTCTTCATCTAAAACAGCAAGTTCATCAAAACGCTATAAGAAAAATAAAAGAAGAGTCGTAACTAAAAAAAGATCGGTAAGAACAAAAGATCTTTCACAGTTAGCAAATAGAATAATAGCAACAGCAAATACTTATAAAGGAACTCGTTATAAATATGGAGGCGTAACTAGAAAAGGAATGGATTGTTCTGGTTTAATTATGACTTCTTTCAAACAGAATGGACTTTCATTACCAAGAACTTCTTACGATATGTCTACACAAGGGAAACAAATCCCTCTAAAAAATGTTAGAAAAGGAGATTTACTTTTTTTTACAACTAATCCTAGAAAACCAAGAAGAATAAGTCATGTTGGTTTAGTTACCTCTGTTAAAAATGGAATTATTTATTTTATACATGCTTCATCTAAAAGAGGAGTAACAGTAAATAATATGTCACAAAAATATTACAAGAGAAATTTTGCTAAAGCTAAAAGAGTGCTAAGGTGA
- the obgE gene encoding GTPase ObgE — MTEGNFVDYIKIYASSGKGGRGSAHLHREKYIAKGGPDGGDGGRGGHVIFKGDKNMWTLFHLKFKRHFRAEGGGDGGSSRSTGKDGADVIVPVPLGTIIRDADTDQILYEINDDEQEVVVLEGGKGGRGNWHFKSPTNQTPRYAQPGIDGKEAWFRIELKILADVGLVGFPNAGKSTLLSVLTAAKPKIADYAFTTLKPNLGIVEYRNHQSFVMADIPGIIEGAAEGKGLGHYFLRHIERNSLLLFLIPADSDDIKKEYSILLNELKQHNPELLDKDRVLAISKSDMLDDELKAEIKEELPKGIETLFISSVAQMGLMELKDKLWSKLN, encoded by the coding sequence ATGACTGAAGGAAATTTTGTTGACTATATAAAAATATATGCTTCTTCTGGAAAAGGAGGACGTGGATCTGCACATTTGCATCGTGAAAAATACATAGCAAAAGGTGGACCAGATGGTGGTGATGGAGGTCGTGGTGGACACGTAATCTTCAAAGGAGATAAAAATATGTGGACATTATTTCACTTAAAATTCAAACGTCATTTTAGAGCTGAAGGTGGTGGTGATGGTGGATCTAGTCGAAGTACTGGTAAAGACGGAGCGGATGTTATTGTTCCTGTTCCATTAGGTACCATAATTAGAGATGCAGATACAGATCAGATTCTTTATGAAATCAATGATGACGAACAAGAAGTTGTTGTTCTTGAAGGTGGTAAAGGAGGACGAGGAAACTGGCATTTTAAATCACCAACAAATCAAACGCCAAGATATGCCCAACCGGGAATCGACGGTAAAGAAGCTTGGTTTAGAATTGAATTAAAAATTCTTGCTGATGTCGGTTTAGTAGGATTTCCTAATGCAGGAAAATCAACTCTTTTATCTGTTTTAACTGCAGCCAAACCAAAGATTGCAGATTACGCTTTTACAACCTTAAAACCTAATTTAGGTATTGTGGAATATCGTAATCACCAAAGTTTTGTAATGGCAGATATTCCTGGTATTATTGAAGGAGCTGCTGAAGGAAAAGGATTAGGGCATTACTTTTTAAGACATATTGAAAGAAACTCTTTGTTACTGTTCTTAATTCCTGCAGACAGCGACGATATTAAAAAGGAATATAGTATCCTTTTAAACGAGTTAAAACAACACAATCCTGAACTATTAGATAAAGATCGTGTGTTAGCTATTTCAAAATCTGACATGTTAGATGATGAATTGAAAGCTGAAATAAAAGAAGAACTACCAAAAGGTATTGAAACTTTATTTATTTCATCAGTAGCACAAATGGGATTAATGGAATTAAAGGATAAACTTTGGTCTAAGCTTAATTAA
- the surE gene encoding 5'/3'-nucleotidase SurE, translating into MQEKPLILVTNDDGITAPGLRMLIDIMNEIGEVIVVAPDSPQSGMGHAITVNNVLHCNPTSIDDGPQIEYSCSGTPADCVKMAKNKILNRKPDLCVSGINHGSNSSISVIYSGTMSAAVEAGIEGIPAIGFSLLDYSWHADFRSSKEFVKKIALNVLLNGLPDGVVLNVNIPKLKKEEIKGVKICRQANGYWKEDFDKRKSPMGKEYYWLSGEFVNNDKGQDTDIWALENGFISVVPVQFDMTAHHAIQKLHSWDL; encoded by the coding sequence ATGCAAGAGAAACCTTTAATTTTAGTGACCAATGACGACGGTATTACGGCTCCTGGTCTTAGAATGTTAATTGATATAATGAATGAAATTGGTGAAGTAATTGTTGTAGCTCCAGATAGTCCACAAAGTGGAATGGGACATGCAATTACCGTAAATAATGTGTTGCATTGTAATCCAACTTCAATAGATGATGGTCCGCAAATAGAATACAGTTGTTCAGGAACTCCTGCTGATTGTGTAAAAATGGCAAAAAATAAAATTCTTAACCGAAAGCCAGATTTATGTGTTTCAGGAATTAATCATGGATCTAATTCTTCCATAAGTGTCATTTATTCAGGAACAATGAGTGCTGCTGTTGAAGCCGGTATTGAAGGTATACCAGCAATTGGTTTTTCTTTGCTAGATTATAGTTGGCATGCAGATTTTCGTTCTTCCAAAGAGTTTGTCAAGAAAATAGCACTTAATGTATTACTAAATGGTTTGCCAGATGGAGTTGTATTAAATGTTAACATTCCAAAGTTGAAGAAAGAAGAAATAAAAGGAGTGAAGATTTGTAGACAAGCGAATGGTTATTGGAAAGAAGATTTTGATAAACGTAAAAGTCCAATGGGTAAAGAATATTATTGGTTGTCTGGTGAGTTTGTAAATAACGATAAAGGTCAGGATACAGACATTTGGGCGTTAGAAAATGGATTTATTTCTGTAGTACCTGTTCAATTTGATATGACTGCGCATCATGCAATTCAAAAATTACATTCATGGGATTTATAA
- a CDS encoding C40 family peptidase, producing MKKVGSFVVVFILIWAYRFANHNRRNNIEQNVETSSANKVSVILKAANSYLGTPYKFGGTTANGMDCSGLVYTVFKEELGVTLPRSSRSMSSEGKKITLENIKKGDLLFFDIPTMHGDVNHVGLVNSTKSNTIKFIHSSTSKGVVISSLDESYWKEAFAFAKRIDIN from the coding sequence GTGAAAAAAGTAGGATCTTTTGTAGTCGTGTTTATCTTGATATGGGCATATCGATTTGCAAATCATAATAGGCGAAATAATATTGAACAGAACGTAGAGACTAGCTCAGCAAATAAGGTGAGTGTTATTTTAAAAGCAGCGAATTCGTATTTGGGAACGCCTTATAAGTTTGGAGGAACAACAGCTAACGGAATGGATTGTTCTGGGTTAGTTTATACTGTATTTAAAGAAGAATTAGGGGTCACTCTTCCTCGTTCTTCAAGATCCATGAGTTCCGAAGGAAAAAAAATAACTTTAGAAAACATTAAAAAAGGAGACTTACTTTTTTTTGATATTCCAACAATGCACGGTGATGTAAACCATGTTGGGTTAGTAAATTCAACAAAGTCTAATACTATTAAATTTATACATTCAAGTACTTCCAAAGGAGTAGTAATATCTTCTTTAGATGAATCGTATTGGAAAGAGGCTTTTGCTTTTGCAAAGCGAATCGATATTAATTAA